GTGAACGACGATCCCAACGCGCTCGAACGTGCCTGGGTCGACGTGGTTGCAGAACTCACGAGTGATGACCCCGGGAACGATCTTCCGATACTGAGTAGTAAGCAGAAGGCATTCGTCCGCCTGGTGAGACCGCTCACACTCGCGCAAGGATTTGCACTCCTCTCGGTTCCGTCGTCCTTCGCTCAGGAGACCATCGAGCGCGATCTGCGCGAACCGATTCTGCAAGCACTCGGACGACATCTCGGTGGCCAGGTCGAGGGCCTCGGCGTCCGTATCGCTCCTCCCGACGAAGATTCGGCAGAACCGGAAGAGCGCACCGGCAGCCGTCAGTTCGAATCGGTCAGTAGTTCCGGCGCTTACCGTCGACGCCGATTCACCGAAGGTGACGGGGAACCGTCCGACTCCGAAACCGCCGAGAGCGAAGAGGTCGACGACGACCGCGAAGCATTGGCGAGTGTTCACGAATCGTGGCCGTCGTACTTCACCAAACCGCCGGCCACACGGTCCTCGTCGAACTCCGGTGCAAACAGCCTCAACGCGAAGTACACGTTCGACACGTTTGTCATCGGTTCCTCCAACCGGTTTGCACACGCTGCTGCGGTCGCGATCGCGGAGGCGCCTGCCCGCGCGTACAACCCGCTCTTCATCTGGGGCGCGTCCGGGCTCGGCAAGACGCACCTGCTGCACGCAGCCGGTCACTATGCGCAACGGCTCTTTCCCGGTATGCGCGTGAAGTACGTCTCTACCGAAGAGTTCACGAACGACTTCATCAACAGTCTTCGTGACGACCGCAAGGTGGCGTTCAAGCGCCGTTATCGCGAGACAGACGTCCTCCTCGTCGACGACATCCAGTTCATCGAGGGCAAGGAAGGTATCCAGGAAGAGTTCTTCCACACCTTCAACACCTTGCACAACGCGAACAAGCAGATCGTCGTCTCCTCGGACCGGCCGCCCAAGCAGTTGGCCACCCTCGAGGAGCGTCTGCGAACGCGATTCGAATGGGGCCTGATCACCGACGTCCAACCGCCGGAACTCGAGACGCGTATCGCGATCTTGAGCAAGAAGGCGCGGATGGACCGCCTCGAGGTGCCACACGATGTCCTCGAGCTGATCGCCAGCCGGATCGAGCGCAACATCCGTGAACTCGAGGGGGCACTGATTCGTGTCACTGCCTTTGCCTCGCTCAACCGGCAGCCGTTGGATCTCACGTTGGCGGAAGTTGTCCTTCGGGACCTGATGCCCGATTCGTCGAGCCTCGAGATCAATGCGGCGACGATCATGGCCGTGACGGCCGAATACTTCAATATGTCGATCGACGACCTCTGTGGGCCGGGTAAGGCCCGTCCGCTCGCTCAGGCACGCCAGATCTCCATGTATTTGTGCCGTGAGCTGACGGATTTGTCATTGCCGAAGATCGGTCAGACGTTCGGGCGTGACCACACCACCGTCATGTACGCGGACAAGAAGATCCGTAAGGAAATGACCGAACGTCGCAAGGTGTACGACCAGGTACAAGAGCTGACGGCTCGGATCAAGCAGCGTTCCAAGCGCTGACCTGCATATTTTACCGGTGCCCCTCGAGGGGGAGAGTTCCCTCCCTCGAGGGGCACCGCTGTGTCGGCTGCCTTCCCTCGAGGGATGTCAATCCTGTCGAACCCGCGACACGCCAGGGTTCGACACGCCGGTTTTGTGAAACCTTTCGTTTCTTCTCAAAAGTATTCACATCTGGGGATAACTGTGTGGATAACTTCCAAAGTCTGTGGAGATCTCGAGGAGTAATCCGAAAACTTCTTGTCTGTGCACAGAAGGGGCTGATCGCTCCTCGAGTCTGTCCTCGAGAAGTCCACATGCCCTCGAGGGGGCAGACCTGCATCGACAACCGTTACTCCACAGATTGCACAGGACTTATTACTACTACTGAGAAATTTCTAGGAAAAGCTCTTTAAAAGTAGATTTGTGGACAACTCCTGTGAGGAACCTCGAGACCGAGTTCGCTCGACCTCGTCTCGGCTTTCCTCTTCGCCCCTCGAGGGCATACGGTTGTCGTCGCACACCGCTGTGCCAGACTTGTCGTCTGACGTCTGTGCCAGACTTGCTGTCACCAGAACATGCCTACCGAGAGGAATCACCCGGCGATGGAGCTTGGAAGCCTGAAGTTTCGCGTATCCCGGGAAGAGTTCGCAGATTCAGTTGCATGGGTTGCTCGTAGCCTCCCCTCGAGGCCGCCTGTTCCCGTTCTCGGTGGCGTTCTTCTCGATGCAACCGAACAGGGACTCACTGTCTCCGGTTTCGACTACGAGGTCTCCGCTCAGGTTCGCGTATCCGCAGATGTCACGACTGTCGGTCAGGTCCTGGTTTCCGGTCGTCTCCTTGCCGACATCACCAAGTCGCTGCCTAACAAGCCTGTTGATGTCACCCTCGAGGGCACTCGCGTTCTGATCTCGTGTGGAAGCGCGAAGTTCTCGCTGCCGACGATGCCCGTCGAGGACTACCCGCAGCTTCCGACGCTTCCGCAGCAGTCCGGATCCATCCCGGTGGATCTGTTCTCCGAAGCAATCAGTCAGGTCGCCATCGCAGCTGGTAAAGACGACACCCTGCCGATGTTGACCGGTATTCGTGTCGAGATTGCCCAGAATTCCATTGTCCTGGCTGCAACCGACCGTTTCCGTCTCGCTGTCCGTGAGCTCGAGTGGATGCCGGCGAACCCCGATGTCGAGGCTGCGGTTCTCATCCCGGCGAAGACCTTGTCCGAATCCGCGAAAACGCTTGCCGGAAACGCAAGTTCGCCCGTCGAGCTGGCTCTGGGTTCCGGGTCGAGCATCGGCAACGACGGTCTCCTGGGCATCGTCAACGACGGCCGTCGCACAACGACACGTCTCCTCGATGCGGAGTTCCCGAAGTTCCGCCAGCTTCTGCCGGCGCAGCACACAGCCATGGCAACCGTCGAGGTTGTTCCGCTGGTCGAAGCCATCAAGCGTGTGGCACTCGTGGCAGAGCGTGGGGCTCAGGTGCGTTTGCAGTTCTCTTCCGAAGGTCTGCTGCTCTCCGCTGGTGGCGATGACGCCGGCCGCGCTGAGGAAACGCTCAACGCGACGTTCCAGGGTGAGCCGTTGACCATTGCGTTCAACCCCGGATACCTCACGGATGGCCTGAACTCGTTGCACAGCGAGAACGTCCTGTTCGGCTTCACGACGCCCAGCCGTCCCGCAGTTCTGCGTCCGGCTACCGACGAAGATCCGACGCCGGACGAGTCGGGTAACTTCGCTGCGCCATCGAGCGAATACACCTATCTGCTGATGCCGGTTCGACTTCCAGGCTGATAATTGCTGTTGGGCGGCATGAGTGTTCGTTCGTAGATTCTCGTTGCGGGACTTCCGTTCGTGGGATTCCCTGACACTTGATCTGGTGCCGGGAACAACTGTGTTCCTCGGTTCCAACGGGCACGGTAAAACCAACATCCTCGAGTCGCTCGGCTACTTGTCGACGCTGTCGTCTCATCGGGTTTCTTCCGATGCTCCGATGATTCGCAGCGGTTCGGCCAGCGCTTTTGCCGGTGCAACGGTGGTCAACTCCGGTCGTGAGCTCACCATCGACGTCGAGTTGATCGAGGGAAAGTCCAACCGCGCCAGGATAAATCAGTCGCCGGCGCGGCGTCCCCGCGAAGTTCTGGGGATCTTGCAGTCCGTGATGTTTGCGCCTGAGGATTTGTCGTTGGTTCGCGGCGATCCCGGTGACCGCCGACGGTATCTCGACGAACTGCTGACGTTCCGCATCCCTCGAATGGCCGCTGTACGCGCGGATTACGACAAGGTGTTGCGCCAACGCTCAGCGCTGTTGAAAACAGCAGGTGGGGCACTTCGACGCGGTTCCGGTGGCGGCGAAAATGTTCTCTCCACCCTCGAGGTGTGGGACGGGCATTTGGCTGCACACGGCGCGCAGTTGTTGGCCGGGCGCCTCGAGTTGGTCCACGACCTCGCGCCGCATCTTGCCGAGTCGTATCGCTCGATAGCGCCGGAATCCAGGCCGGCGTCGATGCGATACCGCAGCAGCCTCGGAACGTCATTGGATCCTGAATTTACCGATCCCACAAGGATTCCCGGAATCGACGACGTCGCGTACCTCGAGGAGCGTTTCCATAACGAACTGTCGGTGATGCGAACCAAGGAGATCGATCGGGGTGTGTGTCTGGTCGGTCCGCACCGCGACGACCTCGAGTTGATTCTCGGGGACAGTCCGGCAAAAGGCTTTGCCAGTCATGGGGAATCGTGGTCGTTTGCGTTGTCGCTGCGGCTGGCGGGGTTTGCGTTGCTCCGAACTGAAGGCAGTGATCCCGTACTGCTGCTCGACGACGTTTTTGCGGAATTGGATCGCCGCCGTCGCCGTGCGTTGGCTGCGGTCGCCGCCACCGCTGAGCAGGTCATCGTCACTGCCGCGGTTCCGGAGGACGTTCCCGGCGAACTCGAGGCAGCCAAGTTCGGCGTCGAAGCATCCGAAACGCCCGAAGGTCGTATTTCACGGATAGTCTCGAAAGACTGGTCTGCGAAGACGGACTTGTCCGAGGGGGTCGAAAATCGTGACTGACGAGAAAGAGCCCGAACTTCGGGGTATCGACTTGGCTCGCCGAGCCCTCGAGGAGGCCCGCGCTGCGGCTAAAGCCAACGGCAAGGCCGTCGGGCAAGGTCGATCGTCACCCAAGTTCGGTAGCGGTAGGCCGCGTCGGCGCGGCGGGTGGTCCGGTCCCGGCCCGGATGCCCGCGATCCACAACCGTTCGGTGCACTGACCAGCGCGGTGTCCAAATCACGCGGCTGGTCGCCGAGAGTATCCGAAGGCACGGTGCTCGGCCGCTGGCCGCAGGTTGTCGGAGAAGACATCTCCGCGCATGCCGAGCCCATCTCTCTTCGTGAAGGTGTCTTGAGCATCTCCGCGGAGTCGACGGCCTGGGCAACTCAATTACGGATGATGCAATCCCAGATTTTGGCAAAAATCGCGGTTGCGGTGGGTGACGGCGTCGTGAAAACACTACGGATCACTGGCCCGAGCGCACCGAGTTGGCGTAAAGGCGAAAGGCACGTCAAAGGTCGCGGACCTCGCGATACGTACGGCTGAGCAAGCCCTGGTTGTACCTATTACTTCATGTTACAGTTACCCCGGTTCTGGGTGAACTGTGTCACAGAGCATGAAGGGGTAGTCAGATGCCGAGCAAGGTACACGCCGAGCCTGATCACATCTTGTTGCAGGCACGCAATGTCGAATTCGACTGGTCCGACCTGCCGATGCATTGGATTCCCGGCGATCCGTTCAGTACTCACGTACTCAACGTGCTGCACCTGCTGCTCCCGGCCGGTGAAGAGTGGTTTGTCGAAACGTTCAAGGAAGCACTTCCTCTTATCGAGGACGAGAAGCTTCGTGACGACGTTGTCGGCTTCATCGGTCAGGAAGCCATGCACGCCGGCGCCCACAGTGGTGTGCTGGTCCACCTGAAGGAAAATGGACTCGATCCGACGCCGTACACGCGGCAGATGGAATGGACCTTCTCGAAATTGCTCGGACCACGTCCCCTGACCGGACGGCGAGCCGAGAATCACCTGGTTGAGCGTCTGGCGATCATCGCGGCCATCGAACACATCACGGCATTCCTCGGCGACTGGGTCCTCAACGCCGACGGACTGGATCGGGCCGGAATGCACCCGACCATGCTCGACCTGCTGCGCTGGCACGGAGCTGAAGAAGTCGAACACCGAGCGGTTGCGTACGACGTGATGCGCTACTTCGACAAGCGGGAAACCCGCCGTATCCGTACTCAACTCCTCGTCACGCCCGTCATCGTGTGGTTGTGGATCAGAGGGACCCGCTTCCTGATGCGCAACGATCCTGAACTTGCCAACCAAGCGCCGAGTCGGCGTCGTCCGCACTTGTCCGATTTTGTGGCAGCCGGTAAGCGCGGCACAGTCCCCACCAGTTTCGAGCTGGTCAAGCGGATGTCGACGTACTTCTCGAAGTCGTATCACCCCGGCAAAGAAGGTTCGACCGCTCAAGCGGTGAAGTACCTGGCCTCCTCGCCGGCTGCGCAGGCGGCGGCCCGGTGATTCCGTCGATTGCCAGGATCAAGGACGTCCTGATCGGGCACGACGGACTTCCGCGATATCAGGCACCACCGGATCTCGCGGGTCGTGCCCGCCCCGATCGGGCCATGCGGATCACAGAGTTGTTGACGGACAAGTACCTTCGTGTTCTGACGGCCTACGATTACAACCCGAAGATTGCCGGCCACAATCCGGACACCGCGCTGAACATGGTGGTCAGTACGCGTGAGGTGGTGGCGACCGACGAGAATGTTGTTTGTCTGCGCTTCGAATCTGCCGATGGCTCACCGATTCCTCCGTGGCAGCCCGGTTCTCATCTGGACTTCCATCTGCCTTCGGGGTTGCGCAGGCAGTATTCACTCTGCGGCGACAGCGCTGATCGCTGGGGATACAGCGTCGCTGTACGCCGAATTCCCGACGGCGGCGGTGGATCCGTCGAAATGCATGCGCTGCAACCAGGCGAGCACGTGACGGTTCGCGGACCGCGCAACGGATTTCCCTTTGTCGGAGAAGGTAGTGCGCTCTTCATTGCCGGTGGAATCGGAATAACTCCGATCATCGCAATGGTCAGGGCTGCAAGGCAATTGGGCATGGACTGGCACTTCGTGTATTCCGGCCGTTCTCGTGAGTCCATGCCGTTCCTCGAGGAGATCGCAACCTGGGAACCGGAACGGGTGTTCGTGCGACCTGACGAAGAATTCGGACTACCCACCGCCGCGGATCTTCTGGAAAAAGCTCCGGAAGGTGGAGCGGTGTATTGCTGTGGCCCGACGCCCATGCTCGACGCGGTGCGCACAGGTTTCCGTGAAACATCCTCCACTGCTTTGCATTTCGAAAGATTTGGAGCGCCGCCAATCGTAGGAGGGGTTCCGTTCGAAGTGCAACTGGTCAGCTCGGGTCAAGTGTTGAGCGTGGACGCCGACCAGTCGGCACTCGAAGTTGTCAGGAAAACCTTGCCCGGGGTCGGCTACTCGTGTCAGCAAGGTTTCTGCGGGACGTGCCGGGTGAAGGTCCTCGCAGGCACTCCGGATCACCGCGAGAACCGCCTGACCGATGCCGAACGGGAAAGCGAGATGCTGATCTGTGTGTCGCGTTCCGACGGCGGGCGACTGGTACTCGATCTCTAGTTCTTTTCCACTCTCCTACGAAGGGTTTGCCGATGACCAAGCATGCGCCGCTCCATGCCGTAACCGCCCGCAGCGTCACCAACGGCGCCGTCAGCCTTGCCGTATTCGAGCAGGGGCCGGCAGACGGTGAGACGATCGTCCTCGTTCACGGGTGGCCGGATACTCACGAACTGTGGAATCGCGTCGTACCGCTGTTGGCCGACAATTTCCGCGTCGTCAGTTACGACAGCCGCGGAGCCGGTGAGAGCACGATCCCGTCGCGAGTGCAGGACTACCAACTCAGTGCGATGGCTGGTGATCTGTTTGCCGTCATCGATGCCGTCAGTCCGAACAAGCCGGTTCACGTCGTTGCTCATGACTGGGGATCCGTCGAAACCTGGGAGGCCGTCTGCGAGCCGGGCGCTGAGGAGAAGATCGCATCCTTCAGTTCTATTTCAGGACCGAATCTCGACCATCTCGGAAAATGGATCCGTTCCAGTGCGTCCAAGCGGCGATTCCGCGGACCGGCCGCCCAGGGAGTCGCGTCGGCGTACACGGTTCTGTTTCAGATTCCGGGTCTGTGCACCCTGCCTTTGAGGCTGTGGTTCGCCAAGCACTGGCCGGCGTTTCTCGGATTTTTCGACGGTCTGGACCCGAAATTGGTGAGGCCCGCCCCGACGGTTGCCGACGACATGGTTAACGGTCTCAAGTTGTATCGGGCGAATATCCGGCCGGCTCTGGGCAAACCGCGGGAACGGTACACGGACGTTCCGGTTCAGTTGATCTTGAACGTCTGCGACAAGGCCGTTCGGCCGGTGGGCTTCGAGGACACGGAAAAATGGGTCTCCGACCTGCGACGGACCGAAATCCAGGCCGGTCACTGGTCGCCGATTTCACACGCCGACGAGGTTGCCGAACATGCGCAGGCATTTATCGCGAGCCTGAGAGAGCGTCGCTCGGAGAAGCAAACTTCCTAGCGTTTCACCTTCAGGGGATCGTAAAAATTCGTCTGCGGCGCAACCAGGGGTGTCATTGGCCGGTTCCTGTCGGTGCTTACCAGTAAGATGGTCTTCGGTAACTAGCGGCAACATTCTCGAACCCGCTCCGACGACACCCGCAAGGGCTTGCTGACGGCTGCGCTCGAGTATTGACGGAGAAGGAGAGCTACCCACCCGTGGCTGCCCAGAAGTCAGATACAAGCACTTCCAGCAAGGACTACAACGCGTCGTCCATCACAGTCCTCGAAGGACTGGAAGCGGTACGTAAGCGCCCAGGCATGTACATCGGTTCCACCGGTGAACGCGGCCTGCACCACCTCATTTGGGAGGTCGTCGACAACTCGGTCGACGAGGCGATGGCCGGACACGCCACCAAGGTCGAGGTAACCCTCCTCGAAGACGGCGGCATTCGCGTCGTCGACGACGGCCGCGGCATTCCGGTCGGAATGCATGCCTCCGGGGTTCCCACCGTCGAGGTCGTGCTGACCCAGCTGCATGCCGGCGGCAAGTTCGACTCCGATTCCTATGCCGTCTCCGGTGGTCTGCACGGCGTCGGTATCTCGGTGGTCAACGCGCTGTCCACCCGGCTCGACGTCGACATCAAGGTCGACGGCTACGAGTGGCAGCAGACGTACACCGATTCCAAGCCGGGAGAGCTCGTACAGGGCGCCCCGACGAAGGAGACCGGTACCACCGTCAGTTTCTGGGCCGATCCCGAGATCTTCGAGACCACCCGATACAACTTCGAGACCGTCGCGCGTCGTCTGCAGGAAATGGCCTTCCTCAACAAGGGCCTGACCATCACGCTGACCGACGAGCGCGCCGAGGTCATCGATGTCGACGACGAAGCAATCGACGTCGCCGAGGCACCCAAGTCTGCTGCCGAGACGCAGGAAGCGGCTGCTGCCGCTCCGCGCAAGGCCAAGACCCGCGTCTACCACTACCCGGGTGGACTCGAGGACTACGTCCGTCACATCAACAAGTCCAAGAGCCCCATCCACAACTCTGTTGTGGGATTCACGGCCAAGGGCACGGGCCACGAGCTCGAGGTCGCGATGCAGTGGAACTCCGGTTACTCGGAGTCCGTGCACACCTTCGCCAACACCATCAACACGCATGAGGGTGGAACGCACGAAGAGGGCTTCCGCGCGGCGCTCACCACGGTCGTCAACAAGTACGCCCGTGACAAGAAGCTACTCAAGGAAAAAGAGCAGAACCTCAACGGTGACGACATCCGTGAGGGTCTTGCCGCCATCGTGTCCGTCAAGGTCGGTGAGCCGCAGTTCGAGGGCCAGACCAAGACCAAGCTCGGCAACACCGAGGTCAAGTCCTTCGTGCAGAAGGCGTGCAACGAGCATCTTCAGCACTGGCTAGAGGCCAACCCCGCCGACGCCAAGACCATCGTGAACAAGGCGGTCTCGTCGGCGCAGGCTCGCATCGCTGCTCGTAAGGCCCGCGAATTGGTTCGCCGTAAGAGCGCTACCGATCTCGGTGGCCTGCCAGGCAAGCTTGCGGACTGCCGCTCCAACGATCCGGAGAAGTCCGAGATCTACATCGTGGAGGGCGACTCGGCAGGTGGCTCGGCCAAGTCCGGCCGCGACTCGATGTACCAGGCGATTCTGCCGCTGCGCGGCAAGATCCTCAACGTCGA
The nucleotide sequence above comes from Rhodococcus sp. KBS0724. Encoded proteins:
- the dnaA gene encoding chromosomal replication initiator protein DnaA is translated as VNDDPNALERAWVDVVAELTSDDPGNDLPILSSKQKAFVRLVRPLTLAQGFALLSVPSSFAQETIERDLREPILQALGRHLGGQVEGLGVRIAPPDEDSAEPEERTGSRQFESVSSSGAYRRRRFTEGDGEPSDSETAESEEVDDDREALASVHESWPSYFTKPPATRSSSNSGANSLNAKYTFDTFVIGSSNRFAHAAAVAIAEAPARAYNPLFIWGASGLGKTHLLHAAGHYAQRLFPGMRVKYVSTEEFTNDFINSLRDDRKVAFKRRYRETDVLLVDDIQFIEGKEGIQEEFFHTFNTLHNANKQIVVSSDRPPKQLATLEERLRTRFEWGLITDVQPPELETRIAILSKKARMDRLEVPHDVLELIASRIERNIRELEGALIRVTAFASLNRQPLDLTLAEVVLRDLMPDSSSLEINAATIMAVTAEYFNMSIDDLCGPGKARPLAQARQISMYLCRELTDLSLPKIGQTFGRDHTTVMYADKKIRKEMTERRKVYDQVQELTARIKQRSKR
- the dnaN gene encoding DNA polymerase III subunit beta, translated to MELGSLKFRVSREEFADSVAWVARSLPSRPPVPVLGGVLLDATEQGLTVSGFDYEVSAQVRVSADVTTVGQVLVSGRLLADITKSLPNKPVDVTLEGTRVLISCGSAKFSLPTMPVEDYPQLPTLPQQSGSIPVDLFSEAISQVAIAAGKDDTLPMLTGIRVEIAQNSIVLAATDRFRLAVRELEWMPANPDVEAAVLIPAKTLSESAKTLAGNASSPVELALGSGSSIGNDGLLGIVNDGRRTTTRLLDAEFPKFRQLLPAQHTAMATVEVVPLVEAIKRVALVAERGAQVRLQFSSEGLLLSAGGDDAGRAEETLNATFQGEPLTIAFNPGYLTDGLNSLHSENVLFGFTTPSRPAVLRPATDEDPTPDESGNFAAPSSEYTYLLMPVRLPG
- the recF gene encoding DNA replication/repair protein RecF (All proteins in this family for which functions are known are DNA-binding proteins that assist the filamentation of RecA onto DNA for the initiation of recombination or recombinational repair.), whose protein sequence is MFVRRFSLRDFRSWDSLTLDLVPGTTVFLGSNGHGKTNILESLGYLSTLSSHRVSSDAPMIRSGSASAFAGATVVNSGRELTIDVELIEGKSNRARINQSPARRPREVLGILQSVMFAPEDLSLVRGDPGDRRRYLDELLTFRIPRMAAVRADYDKVLRQRSALLKTAGGALRRGSGGGENVLSTLEVWDGHLAAHGAQLLAGRLELVHDLAPHLAESYRSIAPESRPASMRYRSSLGTSLDPEFTDPTRIPGIDDVAYLEERFHNELSVMRTKEIDRGVCLVGPHRDDLELILGDSPAKGFASHGESWSFALSLRLAGFALLRTEGSDPVLLLDDVFAELDRRRRRALAAVAATAEQVIVTAAVPEDVPGELEAAKFGVEASETPEGRISRIVSKDWSAKTDLSEGVENRD
- a CDS encoding DUF721 family protein: MTDEKEPELRGIDLARRALEEARAAAKANGKAVGQGRSSPKFGSGRPRRRGGWSGPGPDARDPQPFGALTSAVSKSRGWSPRVSEGTVLGRWPQVVGEDISAHAEPISLREGVLSISAESTAWATQLRMMQSQILAKIAVAVGDGVVKTLRITGPSAPSWRKGERHVKGRGPRDTYG
- a CDS encoding metal-dependent hydrolase; this translates as MPSKVHAEPDHILLQARNVEFDWSDLPMHWIPGDPFSTHVLNVLHLLLPAGEEWFVETFKEALPLIEDEKLRDDVVGFIGQEAMHAGAHSGVLVHLKENGLDPTPYTRQMEWTFSKLLGPRPLTGRRAENHLVERLAIIAAIEHITAFLGDWVLNADGLDRAGMHPTMLDLLRWHGAEEVEHRAVAYDVMRYFDKRETRRIRTQLLVTPVIVWLWIRGTRFLMRNDPELANQAPSRRRPHLSDFVAAGKRGTVPTSFELVKRMSTYFSKSYHPGKEGSTAQAVKYLASSPAAQAAAR
- a CDS encoding PDR/VanB family oxidoreductase, whose amino-acid sequence is MRITELLTDKYLRVLTAYDYNPKIAGHNPDTALNMVVSTREVVATDENVVCLRFESADGSPIPPWQPGSHLDFHLPSGLRRQYSLCGDSADRWGYSVAVRRIPDGGGGSVEMHALQPGEHVTVRGPRNGFPFVGEGSALFIAGGIGITPIIAMVRAARQLGMDWHFVYSGRSRESMPFLEEIATWEPERVFVRPDEEFGLPTAADLLEKAPEGGAVYCCGPTPMLDAVRTGFRETSSTALHFERFGAPPIVGGVPFEVQLVSSGQVLSVDADQSALEVVRKTLPGVGYSCQQGFCGTCRVKVLAGTPDHRENRLTDAERESEMLICVSRSDGGRLVLDL
- a CDS encoding alpha/beta fold hydrolase, which encodes MTKHAPLHAVTARSVTNGAVSLAVFEQGPADGETIVLVHGWPDTHELWNRVVPLLADNFRVVSYDSRGAGESTIPSRVQDYQLSAMAGDLFAVIDAVSPNKPVHVVAHDWGSVETWEAVCEPGAEEKIASFSSISGPNLDHLGKWIRSSASKRRFRGPAAQGVASAYTVLFQIPGLCTLPLRLWFAKHWPAFLGFFDGLDPKLVRPAPTVADDMVNGLKLYRANIRPALGKPRERYTDVPVQLILNVCDKAVRPVGFEDTEKWVSDLRRTEIQAGHWSPISHADEVAEHAQAFIASLRERRSEKQTS
- the gyrB gene encoding DNA topoisomerase (ATP-hydrolyzing) subunit B, translating into MAAQKSDTSTSSKDYNASSITVLEGLEAVRKRPGMYIGSTGERGLHHLIWEVVDNSVDEAMAGHATKVEVTLLEDGGIRVVDDGRGIPVGMHASGVPTVEVVLTQLHAGGKFDSDSYAVSGGLHGVGISVVNALSTRLDVDIKVDGYEWQQTYTDSKPGELVQGAPTKETGTTVSFWADPEIFETTRYNFETVARRLQEMAFLNKGLTITLTDERAEVIDVDDEAIDVAEAPKSAAETQEAAAAAPRKAKTRVYHYPGGLEDYVRHINKSKSPIHNSVVGFTAKGTGHELEVAMQWNSGYSESVHTFANTINTHEGGTHEEGFRAALTTVVNKYARDKKLLKEKEQNLNGDDIREGLAAIVSVKVGEPQFEGQTKTKLGNTEVKSFVQKACNEHLQHWLEANPADAKTIVNKAVSSAQARIAARKARELVRRKSATDLGGLPGKLADCRSNDPEKSEIYIVEGDSAGGSAKSGRDSMYQAILPLRGKILNVEKARLDRALKNTEIQSMITAFGTGIHDEFDIAKLRYHKIVLMADADVDGQHIATLLLTLLFRFMRPLVEHGHVYLAQPPLYKLKWQRSEPEFAYSDRERDVLVKAGLESGKKINKDDGIQRYKGLGEMNAKELWETTMDPTVRVLRLVTLDDAAAADELFSVLMGEDVEARRSFIIRNARDVRFLDV